A window from Drosophila kikkawai strain 14028-0561.14 chromosome 2L, DkikHiC1v2, whole genome shotgun sequence encodes these proteins:
- the LOC138929676 gene encoding uncharacterized protein, with the protein MPEVARESSILALGLGLGLGLGLGLELGSKERVEFKAWGQEWLEPRIHDQQLAREQSKTKLTFAIATHCPAIVSGSRGKTLLMNLMPEVRGGKEQEDSLDGAMEVHNAWQIPKGEA; encoded by the exons ATGCCAGAGGTTGCCAGGGAATCCAGTATCCTGGcgctgggactgggactgggactgggactgggactgggactggaacTGGGCAGCAAGGAAAGAGTGGAATTTAAAGCAT GGGGCCAGGAGTGGTTGGAACCCAGGATCCACGACCAGCAACTGGCACGTGAACAAT CCAAGACGAAGTTAACTTTTGCCATCGCAACGCATTGCCCGGCCATTGTCTCTGGCTCCAGAGGAAAAACTTTGCTCATGAACTTAATGCCGGAGGTGAGGGGTGGCAAGGAGCAGGAGGATTCGTTGGATGGAGCGATGGAGGTGCATAATGCGTGGCAGATTCCCAAGGGTGAAGCGTAG